In the Glycine max cultivar Williams 82 chromosome 6, Glycine_max_v4.0, whole genome shotgun sequence genome, GAAATAAAATGCTTACATTAAAATCCTAGAAGCAAAATCTAGAGAGAGAAATGcattgaagagaaaaagaaaaacgttACTACTCACTCTTTCGGCTAAGCTATGACTATCGGTGGCTTGGCCACGACGTGCTCGGACATGAATGTAATCAGGCTTTTCGGAGGCCTTGGAATTTGAAGTCTCTGCGCAagtttctttgttgttgttggtattTGTGTTTGTTGTGTTACTCTTGGTGATTTTGGATTCTCCATCATCAGAGCCGAATTTGATCCTCTTGTCTTTGTTATCATTTTCTGCAACAACCTAAACAAAAAATTCACATGTGTTAGTTTAGCCAATTCTAACAAAGAAACACAGCatgttctctttttttctctattcaaaattgcacgcacacacacacacaccttcGGATGGTGAGGCTTGTCAGGTTTCCTCTTCTTGAAACCGTCTTTCCCAACAGAGGAGTCGGTGggcttgggcttgggcttggacTCGGACTCGGGCTCCACCAGAGCAGGTGGACAACTAAAAGTCCTTGAAATTGAAGAAGAATTGGTTGAGCGAGCCTGGGCCTGAGCCACGACCTCAGCGAGTGCACAACCGGAGTCAGCAGCCACCATAATGGAATCATGAACGtgcagagaagaagaagaaaaaacaccgTTGAAGCTGTTGCCAGAAAAGTACCCTTGCTCTTCTTGCCACTTCATCCTCGCCCTCTGTCTTTCCAACACTGTCATGTCCCCAGCCACAGCCAGATTCCCCGACGTGTTGGCGCAGTGCAACATGTTTTACGTTAATTATAGTAATTATCAGTGAATAACTAGCAACAATTATAGTTGTAGGCTTATAGCTTCGTGTTCAAACAGAGGAATACTTTAGAGAAAAGGAAAGTAGGACCAATACACCGTCATGCCCAACACACGAAGCTTTTAGGAAATGAAGGAGAATTAGGATTTAGGAGTAGTGGGAGTGAAATGTTGTTAAGCCTCAAGTGGAAAAGGGACGGGGTATATATAAAGTggtgaaatattaaaaaaaaaaggaaaattaatatgtaatgacaagaataaaaaatgaaacagggTGAGTGTGAATTAATTGAAGAGAGACAAGGAGTGGATTAGATTAGAAGTTGAGAAAAAGAGAGATGTGTCCATAAAACGTGCCTGTGGACCCCATTGACATGACTGCCACGTGGGCCTGTCTCACTCTCACCCCTCCCAAAACGCCCATGCCCTTTCACTCCGTAATGCACCACTTCTTAACACTAATCATCATTCATCACTCATCAACCAAACCATCCTttttgttagttgaaaatgTATCAAGTCAAGTCAATTGTCACCACCCAGAATCTTTGATTAACGAAACAAAGCATGAGtgtctaaattaaaaatgaagaaaccttTTAATTGCAAGATTGTGggattaatttattatgattacGCTATCGTTGTGTTAGCTATTATTGAGACGAATGAGTGCATTTGTGTGGGATGTCTTTGCCCACGTGGTGATTCGACGAGCTTCGGATATGACATGTCACGTGACGTGGAGAAACCAAGAAACAGTCCTCTCTTGATTGGCATCTGTTAACTTACCCGCCAATTTGCAGAACTCCCCCCACAAAGACACGCGGCGCGTCTGTTACACCCTCCTAACATAGAGAGCGTGCAGGCCACGCGTGTTGATAAGGTACAAAGCACAGTACCTTGATGATTAGCAAATAGCAATAGCAGGTGAAGATTCTTTTACGTTAGTCCGTTCCAAAAATAGAAGCTTGGCAACTTGATCTGGATTCAGCCATTGGTACTAATATGGTTAGTGAGTAAAATGTGAGATTATGTGGGTAGTGTGCAACCACTTGAAATGAAGAGTCCATAGTCTAAATCATGCTTTGGTAGCAACATTGGAAGGTAAAGGGTACGTgaggaaatatatataatatgagaaTGGCAGTAGTCAAGTCTGAAAAAAGGATGAGGACAACCTCAATTATCACTTAATGGGCCTCTCTCCACCTTTATCATGCTTCAAGTCACTGTCCCAGCCTTTCTTTATACAAGTACTGCCACCACCTTGTAATTTAATTGGAtcagcaaaataaaaatatgctgTCATGAGAAAGCAGAGAACCTATTTCCATTCTAGTCGCAGCCAACTCACTAGTTCCTCCTCCGCCTCCTACCGATGACAACTTCAATTCGCCGACCAAGAGAATCATTTCCACTGTACTCTTCCATTTCTAGTTTCTACCAATGTTTAATGctatttaacttctttttttcttcacaatTGTCTTTCTCCGGAGGAATTCTTGTTCCTGAATCCTGATATTATAGGGGATACCTCTTCTAAACAAAATTTGGACCTAATTGGTCACATTGTAGGAGAGTAGCTCCTTCTCCTAGACCCAATTCATATagggtatttaattttttagtgtgTATTTAGATAGTCTCCAAAATGATGATAGATGATGGTGAGGTGGATTAACCttgattttgacaaaattttatatgttttgattgatttcaaaatcatgctataatcaattacaatccAAAAAAATCATGCTAGAATTGAAGCaagtaagaataattttaaattttaccaaaattaattatacaatcatcaattttgtaaaacaatttcattctaaatcaattttgtcaccatcaatccaaacatacttaatataagaaaaaagtaaatggtgtattttaaaagataaattatagtTGAAAGagttaattagaaaattaattatgataatatataaaatataaactataaaattattaaaattccgATCGTTAGTTTTATTTCATCAACTTGTGTCCAACACTCCTTACTGTTTAGGCATTATTATATCTGTCTCTTCTTGCTTCATTCTTAGACAAGTGGAATTTGAGTTTATAACACCTTTGAGTTGGATAACGATTTCTTCGAgagttcatttatttattttataactagTATATTAGTATATCTACTATACATAATTGTAAttatagtttataaaattaataatttatattataacaaatttataacaagataaatattttaaatatgtgttatttattgtattataatgtttatttctgttatttttaACATTGTACTTTAAAGCATTTTAATCGTCACACttattaacatattattatacataataaaagtattatgtctaattttattttttaagccaTATATGTATACTTAAAAGTATTTTCTTCACTTTACTTTAAgtttgattaaataatattttaagatataatataaataaatagaaaaatacactatatgaagaaaaattgtcatttttatgaatagtaaaattaaaaaatattattaataataaaattaattataaaatatacctttattaatcaattaaaatttatataaaatatcgtacaaacatatttatttctctcatttttttttcatttatcaaCTGATTGCACATATCATTTTATCACATAATTATGACGAAGACTAAGGTGTGAAGGTGAAACTCTTTTCGCACCCAACGTAAGTTtcgaaaaaaattagaatcaaCCTCGTTCGTCTGatttgacaataaaaaaattaaatggacgAGATTTCTTCGAGACAACCGGGTGAATATGTAATAGGAGAGAAGGACGGCAACATCTTGCGGGTTGCTAAAGTTGACATAATCATAACCGAGCGATCTCCTACTGGTCAAGTCCCTGCAAACCCTAACGGATACGACTTGTCCCAATTGGTTGACCAAATCATACAGCTGGGCGTCCATGACGTTTGGGTCGAGATCTCTGACATAAAGCGACGTCATGACGAACTGATTTCCAGCAACATCACCACCGTTGGGGTCGGGAATCGCATTCTGAGGCAGAACTTGAACCCGAGTCATCTCAACCAAAACAACagctacaacaacaacaacttagatttctcttttttccccaaaaaaaatcccaaatttttccttgttttttttcttctttttgtttgtttctcttcctcctcctcttgtTATTGGATACAATAAAAACACCCTAGGAAGAACAGAATATCTAACTCAGGGAACGATAATGATAACACGAtcttcaaagaaatttttaatttttttagagaaaagcAAGGAGAGGGAAGCGAGATGGATGCGCGGCGGATAGGGAGTGGCCACCGGTGGAAACCACGATGGCGCGTGAAAGAGAAGGGAAATTGAGAGAGAGTAGTGGAAATAAGAGAGGACTCTTCTCTCCTATTACATATTCATCTGGTTGCCCTGAAGAAATCTTgttcatttaatttgttttattacaTCGAACAGACGCAATTGATTCtaacattttttcaaaacttaCGTTAGATGCGAAAGGAGTTTCACCTTCACACCCTAGTCTTCAtccataattataatataataaattaacttaACATTTTTTGGCCACGGACTATCAATTTTTAACTATCAACTAGTTAAAACTAGAACTATCAAACTAGACAAGTTTGGTCCAGCGTTTCCCCAACCTATCTTATAATTAGGCTGATCCAACTCGACTCACTCACTGCATGGTGAGTCTTAAAATTTTTTGCCTAAATCGGTCAATCAAGGGCGGATGTATTAAACTGATTGGTCcacctaaatttaaaaaaaatcaacagaaaatcatttttttaagcaaaataaaattcaacaaaataaaatacaataatgatTGCAGTTTTCTTATAACTTCTGATTgtttgacaatttcaatttcaaataaatcaatttatttgaaggaaaaaaagaaccaTTACAAATCTAAGAagtcaaataattaattctatcatacaataattttataatcacAGAGTAAGTCTAACAaagcaataaataattatacacaaaataataataatttttttaggtggGTCAATTCAATATAAATCCATCATGTGTTCATCCCGGGTGGATAGGACCGTAGGTAGACCGGGATCAATTTCTTAGGCAATTGTGATTTCTGTCGCTGGTTTTGCATGCAGTAGGAGATGAGCTTAAAACTAAAAGCACATCAGCAGGTAAATGGGTCCTCCTCTCCACCATGTCATCTTTATCTTTGTTGTCTTCATCGACACAAAACTAGTGTTCCGTTCCTTGCTCTTGCTATTATTCCGTCTTATGTCATACGTACCTCTTTGACAACCTCCTTTCCTTCTTACTGTACAATCCAATTATCCTCAGTCAAAGGGTAGGCAAggctttatttttttggaaccTAACACCCTTAATAAACACcggatatacttttttttattttattttgttatcgtGCTAACTAATTAGGCACGTTCCATATTCTTCCCGGGCCGTTGTCTCAGAGTAGCGTACATCATATATCACACACCTCCAAAAAATTAGTACGTATAGGTTTAATTAGTATATCAAAACTGATTAACATCAAATAAGCATTATTATTACAGAAGTTTGAATGTTAATCTTCATTTAGACGGTTTAGTTAATTACTCTAGAAGTAATAAATCTAAGTAGCAAGAAACAAAGTATTGATGAAAACGTGACGACTTTAATTGGAGGATATATATTTCATCCAACGATAATGCCCTGCTGCGCTGCGAGATCAGTGTTTCAGAGTTTCAGAGTTTCAGGTCTCTTGTTTTCAATTCTCTTTTCGATTTTCCATATTGTAGTGTCGGTAGAGAATATGATGTTCGGACCAAAGATAAATGGGAGGAACCGAGGAAGGTCTTCTGCTCTTCTTACCTTATCGGATTGGCGGATGTGGCATGTGGCAACGCAGAAGAGCTGCAGATCCAATGTATCGGGAATTAATCATAGTAATTAACTGACAAATATACATACAATATTTTAGTAGCCACAGAAAGGAACAAGTCGGAGACTGAATTCTGTTATTTAACAATTCTTcatttaattgtttctttttttaataaacaatcAATAAGTATaactttgccaaaaaaaaattaatataaaaagtttcTGAGAATGTTTATAAATATGTGTGCCCTTAACATCTTAATTCTTTAATGAGGAACTTTGCCATTAACTAAGCATAATCCATTTTCTTGGTACTTGGAAGCGCATGTTATTATCCATATATACGTTTTAAAACAGTAAGATTTGgttcaaaaaagaaataaacatatgAATTTTAAGTATTTGCCTAACAAAGAAAACACGTACCTAAAGCATATATGctaaaataacagaaaacaaaTGTGATGGACAAGAATTGTGAATCACAAGTGCATGTTGAGTCCTGGCTTCATTCTCTGCAAGCCAATCAGTACAAGAGTTCCTTTCTCTAAACATgtgtaaaaaattatagtgTCTCATATGTTAAGATgattgttgatttttattataatcatttaaagtcatattttgggtattttaataaattaccagtgtaaaaaaaatttacactaaccttatttaaaaaaactttaattattatacaattatattttaagtaataaatgcttttaataaaatcttaatacttttaaaatgtCTAAACTCAACCTTGAAAATGAAGATTCAaagtaagatattttttaaaacacttttaattattgtttaaaatatattaaaaattataaaatgtgatTGAGACTCATCAAATAGGAAGTAAAgtcttcaaaattttgttttttaataaattttaattaataatacagAAGAATATATTAAATAGCATTTCTCTTATTCTTAATCTATACGTAGGTGTACGCTCACAACCacaaaaaattgtgttcaaGTGTTACCAACCAAACATCTGAGTGTGTCTTTGGAAACAAATCTTCAACACGCGCATGCAAGTCTATTATCTTTTCATGttagatttgaaagaaaaaaaacataaaagttaCTCCAAGTACCAAGAAGTACTCTTTGTAGCTTCAACTTTCACACAGATTCAATGAAAGTAAACGTGTTTCCAAGCATGTAGTGAAATGGTTAATTGGGCACGGGAACCTGAACCACCTGATATTAGAAACTCAGATCTTTCCTAGCTCCGTATTATGTACACTAGGAAAAATCGAAAGTTATTCCAGTAATGTTTGAGGACTCTTCATGAGAAACCTAATCAGTAAATACTTCatatgcataattaagtgaaagCAATAATTTGTCAGAGGTAATTTTATGCCTGCTTAtccttttttaagaaaaaaatatttttaatttaattgaaatgtgtttaaaatttttcaatcaCTTCTTAATACAGTATATTCAGAAAATaagtattttcttataaattatttttaaaaggtatatcataattttaatataaaaaattattcatacacGTTCATTAATCCAAAAAATTGACATttaataaatgaagaaaaaagaaagattgaCTCTCTTTTCAAGTTCCAACCAATTGACGTTCGAACCTCTAAGGAGAGACCGAGAGAGAGGAGTGAGTATGCAGAGAGAGGAGTGAGTGCTGATATGGAGAGAGAGGTGAACAAAGAAACGAGTGAGTGCTGTTACGGAGAGGGATTCATGTGGTGAAGCAgaagagaattttaaattcttttcgaagaaatttgaatttctgtattttaagttaactaaaatatttCGTTAAAATACTTGAATTTTAAATGCTTTCTAAATGTTTTGTCCAAAGAAAGAAATTTACCACAtagcatttcaatttctttaaaaaaatgaattacttGATTCAATTTCCAcatccaaatccaaatccacATATAAGTTTGCACCGAAAGTTTCCCCTACTTATCATGCATGTGAATATTATGATATATTCTACTTTCATTTCATGGCGGTAGAATAGTGTTTTTTTGTCTTCTGTACGTTCTATATGTCTATGACTATATGCAACAGCAACAAACTTGtaagttaaaatttgaaacacGATATTCTCCTCTAACATTTACATCGCTGGAAAGATATCGTGAAGGATGCTCCTGTGAGTGTGACAAACCAAACTTATACATTGTTGAAagggaaataaagaaaaaataataataataattaaaagatgaaCAGTACTGATACTCATACTAAGTTACAATTCAAAGATCTCCCATCATTCAAAGACGCTACTGGTATAAAGACTAAATAAACAATTAAGCATCTTCCAAAATTAATCCCAAAAATCTTCCATAAAGACAACATTTCTTCACGTCGTCTTTACTAGCTTCATGGAGGATactgaactcttttttttaattgaaaaatgtgGCAGATGATATCTCTGAAATGGATGTCGCCATCggttgataaaatatttcttaaccGTAATTGGTTATGAGTTGTATTGCATTAAATGTGAAACTTGTGATAGAGAAAATGTAGCTCACTTAGTTAATAGGTGTGTGagaattattataaacattttgattcctatcttcaatttttatggatcaaagaaaaaatgcaaaacttgtGGTTGATAGTGAACTAAAGCACTTATTCTCTCTTTGAAAATTCATTTGATCTTAAAAATTCtcg is a window encoding:
- the LOC100819517 gene encoding transcription factor bHLH63, which produces MLHCANTSGNLAVAGDMTVLERQRARMKWQEEQGYFSGNSFNGVFSSSSLHVHDSIMVAADSGCALAEVVAQAQARSTNSSSISRTFSCPPALVEPESESKPKPKPTDSSVGKDGFKKRKPDKPHHPKVVAENDNKDKRIKFGSDDGESKITKSNTTNTNTNNNKETCAETSNSKASEKPDYIHVRARRGQATDSHSLAERVRREKISERMKYLQDLVPGCNKVTGKAGMLDEIINYVQSLQRQVEFLSMKLAAVNPRLDLSIDDLFDKDVFSTCATNFPNIGISSTSDISNPAYLQFNSPQQIFSYDGLDPSDMGLRRTISAPVSMPETYLQSSCFTQMLPSSTWEGDFQNLCNFDFDQARATSFPSQLLSGLVEAGNLKMEM